One segment of Clostridium ljungdahlii DSM 13528 DNA contains the following:
- a CDS encoding amidohydrolase: MNPILLKNCLLTNYHDYSKFTKDILITHGKIQQIADTIDFQCENLKTIDVKEQYVLPGFVDCHTHIGIIEEATGKLGLDNNETSNPVTPHLRAIDAINPLDIAFKDAVKAGVTCVMSGPGSNNPVGGLNTVLKTHGNIIDNMIVKDPYGLKIAFGEDPMCCYGNKGNCPVTRMAVAALIRELFMRAQDYMEQKEQGKIKERNIRLEAVIPLLKGDMFLRAHAHRADDIITAIRIAEEFNIKKLVIEHGTEAHLVSDYLKEKNIPVAFGPMLTPRIKMELRKRNYSSALHLVEAGIKVALMTDHPYNSIDQLRPVALLAVSEGLKPLDALKSITTNAAEILGCDNRIGKIKTGYDADIIILNGDPLDMVNTKVVKTIINGEIVFERTISN, encoded by the coding sequence ATGAATCCAATACTGTTAAAAAATTGTTTACTAACAAACTATCACGATTATAGCAAATTTACCAAGGACATTCTAATAACACATGGAAAGATACAACAGATTGCTGACACTATAGACTTCCAATGTGAGAATTTAAAGACAATAGATGTTAAAGAACAGTATGTATTACCAGGATTTGTAGATTGTCATACACATATAGGCATTATAGAGGAGGCTACTGGCAAACTAGGTTTAGATAATAACGAAACCTCAAATCCAGTAACACCTCATTTAAGAGCTATAGATGCAATAAACCCCCTAGACATAGCATTTAAGGATGCAGTAAAAGCTGGTGTCACCTGTGTTATGAGTGGCCCAGGAAGTAATAATCCAGTAGGCGGGCTCAATACCGTATTAAAGACTCATGGTAATATAATTGATAATATGATAGTTAAAGATCCTTATGGTCTTAAAATAGCATTTGGAGAAGATCCTATGTGCTGCTATGGTAATAAAGGAAATTGTCCCGTAACTAGAATGGCAGTAGCTGCTCTAATACGTGAATTATTTATGAGAGCACAGGACTATATGGAACAAAAGGAACAAGGCAAAATTAAGGAAAGAAATATTAGACTAGAGGCAGTAATTCCACTATTAAAGGGAGATATGTTTTTAAGAGCTCATGCCCATCGAGCTGATGATATAATCACTGCTATAAGAATAGCAGAAGAATTTAATATAAAAAAACTCGTTATTGAACACGGCACTGAAGCCCATCTTGTAAGCGATTATTTAAAAGAAAAAAATATACCCGTAGCCTTTGGTCCTATGCTGACTCCAAGAATAAAAATGGAACTTAGAAAACGTAATTATAGTTCTGCACTGCATTTAGTAGAAGCAGGTATAAAAGTAGCATTAATGACGGATCATCCTTATAATTCTATAGATCAACTAAGACCAGTAGCTTTACTTGCAGTTTCAGAAGGATTAAAGCCTTTAGATGCTTTAAAATCAATAACAACTAATGCTGCTGAAATATTAGGATGTGATAATAGAATAGGAAAGATAAAGACTGGTTATGATGCAGATATTATTATACTAAACGGTGATCCTCTAGATATGGTAAATACAAAAGTAGTAAAGACAATCATAAATGGAGAAATTGTTTTTGAAAGAACAATTTCTAATTAA
- a CDS encoding response regulator, with the protein MKKVLIVDNSSYMRMFVKKIIEKGGFQSIFGASNKQEAVELFKLEKPDIVLLDLNMSEVRLDGVEVLTDIMKIDPNAVVLIMSAVGHEEVKDECIKLGASGYIRKPFHTETLLKTLEEYK; encoded by the coding sequence ATGAAAAAGGTACTAATAGTTGATAATTCATCGTATATGAGGATGTTCGTAAAAAAGATTATTGAAAAGGGAGGGTTCCAAAGTATATTTGGGGCATCAAATAAACAGGAAGCAGTAGAGCTGTTCAAGCTTGAAAAACCAGACATTGTGCTTTTAGATTTGAATATGTCTGAGGTTAGGCTGGATGGTGTTGAAGTCCTAACTGATATAATGAAAATTGACCCTAACGCAGTTGTACTTATTATGTCAGCAGTAGGACATGAAGAAGTGAAAGATGAATGTATAAAACTAGGAGCTAGTGGCTATATTAGGAAGCCTTTTCATACTGAAACTTTATTGAAAACATTAGAAGAATATAAATAA